One segment of Thermodesulfovibrio sp. 3907-1M DNA contains the following:
- the cysS gene encoding cysteine--tRNA ligase, with the protein MKVFNTLTGRLEEFEPINNRKVGIYACGVTVYDLCHIGHARSAVVFDVIVRYLRYLGYDVKFVRNFTDIDDKIINRANKEGVSWKEIAEKYTEEYYKDMDRLGIARADIEPKATEHIKEMIEIIQKLIEKGYAYQVDEGDAKSVYFSVERFPSYGKLSKKKIDELMSGARVEVDERKKSPLDFALWKASKPGEPWWDSPWGKGRPGWHIECSAMSIKYLGETLDIHGGGVDLIFPHHENEIAQSEAFTGKTFAKYWIHNGFVTMNKEKMSKSLGNVLNIRDLLEIYDAEALRLFLLSSHYRSPIEFAHEYVKEAEATLDRVYSTMMRIEDLIASDSPKDENNQDFKRIQSEFENLKSEFEKAMDEDFNTARAVAVIFEFIKELNRFMDKKPSGKEEVNLLFNSKKIIRELGSVLNLFQREPIQWYRDLLKIKKIEITEDEINRLIEERTQARKNKDWQRADSIREELFSKGIILEDKPGKTIWKVKI; encoded by the coding sequence ATGAAAGTTTTTAACACTCTTACTGGAAGACTTGAGGAGTTTGAGCCTATTAATAACAGAAAAGTAGGCATCTATGCCTGTGGAGTTACTGTTTATGACCTCTGTCACATTGGTCATGCAAGAAGTGCTGTTGTTTTTGATGTAATTGTGAGATATCTCAGATACCTTGGGTATGATGTAAAGTTCGTGAGAAACTTTACTGACATTGATGACAAAATCATAAACAGAGCCAATAAAGAAGGTGTAAGCTGGAAAGAGATTGCAGAAAAATATACTGAAGAATACTACAAAGACATGGATCGCTTAGGAATAGCAAGGGCGGATATTGAACCAAAGGCAACAGAACATATAAAGGAGATGATAGAGATAATTCAAAAGCTAATTGAAAAGGGTTATGCCTATCAAGTAGATGAAGGTGATGCAAAGAGTGTCTATTTTTCCGTTGAGAGATTTCCTTCCTATGGAAAACTCTCAAAGAAAAAGATTGACGAGCTCATGAGCGGTGCCAGAGTGGAGGTTGATGAAAGAAAAAAGAGCCCCCTTGACTTTGCCTTATGGAAGGCATCAAAACCTGGAGAACCCTGGTGGGACTCGCCCTGGGGTAAAGGCAGACCTGGCTGGCACATTGAGTGCTCTGCCATGTCAATAAAGTATCTCGGTGAAACCCTTGATATTCACGGTGGTGGTGTGGATTTAATATTCCCTCACCATGAAAATGAAATTGCCCAATCTGAGGCATTTACAGGAAAAACATTTGCCAAATACTGGATTCACAATGGCTTTGTAACGATGAATAAAGAAAAGATGTCAAAATCACTTGGAAATGTTCTCAATATCAGGGATTTGCTTGAAATCTATGACGCGGAAGCTTTAAGGCTTTTTCTTCTCTCAAGTCATTACCGCAGTCCCATAGAGTTTGCCCATGAATATGTAAAAGAGGCTGAAGCAACCCTTGATAGAGTTTACAGCACAATGATGAGAATTGAAGATTTGATAGCTTCGGATTCACCTAAGGACGAAAACAACCAGGATTTTAAAAGAATTCAATCAGAGTTTGAAAATCTTAAATCAGAGTTTGAAAAAGCAATGGATGAAGATTTCAATACCGCAAGGGCAGTGGCAGTAATATTTGAATTTATTAAAGAGCTGAATCGGTTCATGGATAAAAAACCATCCGGTAAAGAAGAAGTAAATCTGCTTTTTAATTCAAAAAAAATCATAAGAGAGCTCGGTAGTGTCCTAAATTTATTTCAAAGGGAGCCAATTCAGTGGTACAGGGATCTGCTTAAAATTAAGAAAATTGAGATTACAGAAGATGAGATTAATAGACTCATAGAGGAGAGAACTCAGGCAAGAAAAAACAAAGACTGGCAGAGGGCTGACAGCATAAGGGAAGAACTTTTTTCAAAAGGAATTATTCTTGAAGACAAACCTGGCAAAACAATATGGAAAGTAAAAATTTAA
- the rlmB gene encoding 23S rRNA (guanosine(2251)-2'-O)-methyltransferase RlmB, translating into MESKNLMYIYGVNPVLEALKVPQALKEIYIAKKRVSKLKELIELAEKNLISVKIVDEAFIERISQGVHQGVVAKIKPKKTITLDEALNIPLHKNEPAFFLIIDLIEDPQNFGTISRVADAAGVHAIIYQQRRSAGLVPSAWKASAGALWHVNLVEINNIKYAIRALKEHNIKIYGAEAKAEKLYWKSDFTQPMALVVGSEGKGIRQTVLSLCDEVLKIPMKGKINSLNVSVAVGLFAFEVLKQRETL; encoded by the coding sequence ATGGAAAGTAAAAATTTAATGTATATCTATGGTGTAAATCCTGTCCTTGAGGCTTTAAAAGTTCCACAGGCTCTAAAAGAGATTTATATAGCAAAAAAAAGAGTTTCAAAGCTTAAAGAACTAATTGAGCTTGCTGAGAAAAATTTAATTTCTGTGAAAATAGTTGATGAAGCATTTATTGAGAGAATTTCACAGGGGGTACACCAGGGAGTAGTTGCAAAGATAAAACCAAAGAAAACAATAACGCTTGATGAGGCTTTAAATATTCCATTACATAAAAATGAGCCTGCCTTTTTCTTGATTATTGATTTAATTGAAGATCCCCAGAATTTTGGAACTATCTCAAGAGTTGCCGATGCAGCAGGCGTTCACGCAATAATTTATCAGCAAAGACGCTCTGCTGGATTGGTTCCCTCTGCATGGAAAGCCTCAGCCGGAGCTCTCTGGCATGTCAATCTTGTGGAAATCAACAACATTAAATATGCGATAAGGGCTTTAAAGGAGCATAACATTAAAATCTACGGTGCTGAGGCAAAGGCAGAAAAGCTTTATTGGAAGAGCGATTTTACTCAGCCAATGGCTTTAGTGGTGGGTTCTGAAGGAAAAGGAATAAGACAGACAGTGCTTTCTCTGTGTGACGAAGTGTTAAAAATTCCAATGAAAGGTAAGATAAATTCATTAAATGTTTCTGTTGCAGTAGGCTTATTTGCTTTTGAGGTTCTAAAACAGAGAGAAACTTTATGA
- a CDS encoding heavy metal translocating P-type ATPase: MNKTVEIPIKGMTCAACAQAVSRALSKVEGVISAEVNLLTEKAKIEATDRVDIHRLISIVRATGYDIGQSSLYLQITELDSDTARLIEEKLSQIEGMVDVKTDVVSKNAVLSYIPTIVDEEKILSIVKSLGIKAKKYADTVSAFEEKKKEFERLKRDFLISFIFALPVFLGSMFHIPVLREGFVQLVLTTPVQFITGWRFHRLAFTALRHGTANMNSLVSLGTNAAYFYSLAMLVFGHEVAHLYFETSAVIITLILFGRTLEERAKTKTSDAIQKLIQMQPKTALVLRDGKETEIPIEEVKIGDLVVVRQSEKIPVDGVITAGSCSIDESMITGEPIPVDKNAGDKVIGGTIVLSGVIKVEAKAVGKESLLSQIIKLIQEAQTGKPPVQRLADKISAIFVPAVLSVAIITFALWMIFGKDTSMALSNAIAVLIIACPCALGLATPTAIMVSTGMAASMGILMRNVEKLEEVNKIQILFTDKTGTLTQGKPEVNRVQYFDMPENEVLRVVGSAEKYSEHPLARAILRHCMRQGVNLEEPVEFQVVAGGGVSAKVRDSKGMERNVLIGSGKLIEKNKIPLPETSPDTATTVYASVDGKVQAVFYITDPVREETPETIKELKKMGIEIVILTGDNPLTARAISEKLEIDHYFAGLLPDEKAKIVRKYRVEERKIVGMIGDGINDAPALAEANIGIAMGGGTDIAVHTADVTLMRGGLKGVPSLIKLSKLTLKTIKENLFWAFIYNVIGIPVAAGVLYLFGGPLLNPMLASLAMSLSSVSVVSNSLRLRRRKI; the protein is encoded by the coding sequence ATGAATAAAACAGTTGAAATACCAATCAAGGGAATGACATGCGCTGCCTGTGCTCAGGCTGTAAGCAGAGCATTAAGCAAAGTAGAAGGAGTCATCAGCGCAGAGGTAAATCTTCTTACTGAAAAAGCAAAGATTGAAGCAACTGATAGGGTTGACATTCACAGATTAATCAGCATTGTAAGAGCAACTGGATATGATATAGGACAGAGTAGTCTTTATTTACAGATAACAGAGCTTGACAGTGACACTGCAAGACTGATTGAAGAGAAACTGTCTCAGATTGAAGGAATGGTGGATGTAAAAACAGATGTGGTAAGTAAAAATGCTGTTTTATCATATATTCCCACAATCGTTGATGAGGAAAAGATTTTATCCATCGTAAAATCCCTTGGCATAAAGGCAAAAAAATATGCTGATACAGTATCCGCCTTTGAAGAAAAGAAGAAAGAGTTTGAAAGACTAAAAAGAGACTTTTTGATAAGCTTTATCTTTGCATTGCCTGTTTTTCTTGGAAGCATGTTTCATATACCCGTTTTACGGGAGGGCTTTGTTCAGCTTGTTCTAACTACTCCTGTTCAATTCATTACTGGATGGAGATTTCACAGGCTTGCATTCACTGCCCTTAGACACGGCACAGCAAACATGAATAGCCTCGTAAGTCTTGGAACAAATGCTGCCTACTTTTATAGCCTTGCAATGTTAGTTTTCGGGCATGAGGTTGCGCATCTTTACTTTGAAACCTCTGCTGTGATAATAACTCTCATACTTTTTGGAAGAACCCTTGAAGAAAGGGCAAAAACAAAAACATCTGATGCCATTCAAAAACTCATTCAGATGCAACCAAAGACTGCACTGGTATTAAGGGATGGTAAAGAGACGGAAATACCGATTGAGGAAGTAAAGATTGGTGACCTGGTAGTGGTCAGACAATCAGAAAAAATTCCTGTTGATGGAGTTATTACGGCGGGTTCATGTTCCATAGATGAATCAATGATAACAGGAGAGCCAATCCCGGTGGATAAAAATGCTGGAGATAAAGTAATAGGTGGCACAATAGTTCTTTCCGGGGTAATAAAAGTTGAAGCAAAGGCAGTGGGGAAAGAGTCTTTGCTCAGCCAGATAATTAAACTCATACAGGAAGCACAGACAGGGAAGCCTCCTGTTCAGAGGCTTGCAGATAAAATATCAGCAATATTTGTTCCGGCTGTTTTATCAGTGGCAATCATAACTTTTGCATTGTGGATGATTTTTGGCAAAGATACTTCAATGGCTTTAAGTAATGCCATAGCTGTGCTTATAATTGCCTGTCCCTGCGCACTTGGACTTGCAACACCAACTGCAATAATGGTTTCAACAGGTATGGCAGCATCAATGGGAATACTTATGAGAAATGTTGAAAAACTTGAAGAGGTAAACAAGATACAGATTCTATTTACCGATAAAACAGGCACACTCACTCAGGGAAAACCTGAAGTTAACAGGGTTCAATACTTTGATATGCCTGAAAATGAAGTCTTAAGAGTTGTTGGCAGTGCTGAAAAATACTCTGAACATCCTCTTGCCAGAGCCATTTTAAGACACTGTATGAGACAAGGAGTTAATTTAGAAGAGCCAGTAGAGTTTCAGGTAGTTGCAGGTGGAGGAGTTAGTGCAAAGGTAAGGGATTCAAAGGGCATGGAAAGGAATGTTTTAATTGGAAGTGGCAAGTTAATAGAAAAGAATAAGATCCCTCTGCCAGAAACATCTCCTGATACAGCTACTACTGTTTATGCCTCAGTTGATGGTAAGGTGCAGGCAGTTTTTTATATCACTGATCCCGTAAGAGAAGAGACTCCTGAAACAATAAAGGAACTTAAAAAAATGGGCATTGAAATAGTCATTCTTACAGGAGATAATCCACTGACAGCCCGTGCAATTTCTGAAAAGTTGGAAATAGACCATTACTTTGCAGGTTTGCTTCCAGATGAAAAGGCAAAAATCGTAAGGAAGTACAGAGTTGAAGAAAGAAAAATCGTTGGAATGATAGGAGATGGAATAAATGATGCTCCAGCTCTTGCTGAGGCAAATATAGGTATTGCAATGGGAGGCGGAACAGATATAGCAGTACATACAGCGGATGTAACACTTATGAGAGGTGGATTAAAAGGGGTGCCATCTCTGATAAAACTGAGCAAACTCACTCTTAAAACAATCAAAGAAAACCTCTTTTGGGCATTCATTTACAATGTGATTGGCATTCCGGTAGCAGCAGGAGTCTTATATTTATTTGGCGGACCACTTCTTAATCCAATGCTTGCTTCTCTGGCAATGTCCTTAAGCTCAGTCTCGGTGGTAAGTAATTCGCTTAGATTGAGAAGGAGAAAGATTTAA
- a CDS encoding undecaprenyl-diphosphate phosphatase has protein sequence MEEIIKAVILGVIQGITEFLPVSSTAHLVITPWIFGWKGELNSLSFDIAVHVGTLISLLFCFWKDWIDIFFRDRKMLFYLIVGTIPAGLVGVAFHDLIESSLRNPLIIVFTLVAVGFLMLYAEKAGKRKRDSVTLSDALFIGGAQAIALIPGVSRSGITITAGLFRGLKRDYAAKFSFLLSTPAIAGAAFLDFHKSLKMGYSHDYSIFIVAVSSAAITGILAIKFLLGFLKKYPLNLFVYYRWLLAGVIFLLYFLRS, from the coding sequence GTGGAGGAAATCATTAAAGCTGTTATTCTTGGAGTTATTCAGGGAATTACAGAGTTTTTACCTGTAAGCAGCACTGCCCATCTCGTTATTACGCCATGGATTTTTGGATGGAAGGGTGAATTGAACTCTCTAAGCTTTGACATAGCTGTTCATGTGGGTACTTTAATCTCGCTTCTTTTCTGCTTCTGGAAAGACTGGATTGATATATTTTTCAGGGATAGGAAAATGCTTTTTTATCTCATAGTGGGAACAATTCCTGCTGGGCTGGTAGGTGTTGCTTTTCATGATTTGATAGAGAGTTCTTTGAGAAATCCTTTAATTATTGTTTTTACCCTTGTAGCCGTAGGATTTTTAATGCTTTATGCAGAAAAAGCAGGAAAAAGGAAGCGAGACTCTGTAACACTTTCCGATGCATTGTTTATTGGTGGAGCTCAGGCAATAGCTTTGATTCCCGGAGTTTCCCGCTCAGGAATTACAATTACTGCAGGTTTATTCAGAGGCTTGAAGAGAGATTATGCTGCAAAGTTTTCCTTTTTGCTGTCAACTCCTGCAATTGCAGGTGCTGCATTCCTTGATTTTCATAAATCATTAAAAATGGGCTACTCTCATGATTATTCCATTTTCATTGTGGCAGTTTCCTCAGCAGCAATCACAGGTATTTTAGCAATAAAGTTTTTACTTGGCTTTCTGAAAAAATATCCTCTGAATCTTTTTGTCTACTACAGATGGCTTTTAGCAGGAGTCATTTTTCTGTTATATTTTCTTAGAAGCTAA
- a CDS encoding DNA translocase FtsK, whose product MRVKPVYRKPKKNSSVVKTEANTTFSHSSGASDILKGVLFIASAVYIFVSLISYNFLDPSLLTYTKSGSTNYGGVVGSYLSDFLLSIFGTGSFLIPLLLALFGIRMFMGKTFSMKKMPYFLILLFSLSIMLEPLRKFIEVYKKLPEGFSWIAFQGSEKFLSVTGTYILWMSVLIASVILIKPEIITRKKTETDEESTVQREIKVLTVSKPEEPVKTSVKVSKTTQGFLIPPLSLLKIEKTEETVSKDEIIASAQSIEARFAEFGIHGTIKEVHPGPVVTMYEFEPASGIKLSRIITLSDELALSLKAQSIRIYPIPGRSAIGIEVPNRKRQIVRLGEIIASEKFQQSSSYLTLALGKDIYGVPVITDLARMPHLLVAGATGSGKSVCLNTMILSLLMKATPQDVRLLLIDPKLLELSTYENIPHLMSPVITDPKEASEALKKVIVEMERRYKLFASRGFRNIESFNNSVSVDEKVPYIVVFIDEFADLMFTAPTEVEQAVTRIAQMARASGIHLVVATQRPSVDVITGIIKANFPARIAFQVTSRVDSRTILDTQGAEKLLGMGDMLFMVSGVKIIRVHGAYVSEEEVKSVTEYLRSQGSPDYSLFESIQLPQDKKDNGKTNGAERDELYQEVIEYARQSGEISISLIQRKFKIGYNRAARIMDLLEEDGLVGPPQGAGKPRKFLGKF is encoded by the coding sequence ATGCGGGTTAAACCAGTATATAGAAAACCAAAGAAAAATTCTTCAGTTGTGAAAACCGAAGCAAATACAACATTTTCTCACAGTTCAGGAGCTTCAGACATACTTAAAGGAGTTTTATTCATAGCTTCTGCAGTTTATATTTTTGTCAGCCTTATTAGTTATAATTTTCTTGACCCCTCTTTATTAACCTATACAAAGTCAGGTTCTACAAACTATGGAGGAGTAGTGGGCTCTTATTTGTCTGACTTTTTACTCAGCATATTTGGAACGGGAAGTTTTTTAATTCCTCTTTTGCTTGCTTTGTTTGGAATAAGAATGTTCATGGGAAAAACATTTTCCATGAAGAAAATGCCTTATTTTCTGATTCTTCTTTTTTCATTATCTATTATGCTTGAACCTTTAAGAAAATTCATTGAAGTTTATAAAAAACTTCCTGAAGGATTCTCATGGATAGCTTTTCAAGGAAGTGAAAAATTTTTATCAGTTACAGGAACTTATATTTTATGGATGTCTGTTTTAATAGCCTCAGTTATTTTAATTAAACCTGAGATAATAACAAGAAAAAAGACAGAAACTGATGAAGAATCTACTGTTCAGAGGGAAATAAAGGTGCTCACTGTATCAAAACCAGAAGAACCAGTTAAAACTTCTGTTAAAGTTTCAAAAACCACACAGGGCTTTCTTATTCCACCACTTTCTTTACTTAAGATTGAAAAAACAGAGGAAACTGTTTCAAAGGATGAAATAATAGCATCTGCCCAGAGCATTGAGGCAAGATTTGCAGAATTCGGCATTCATGGCACAATAAAAGAAGTTCATCCAGGTCCTGTTGTAACAATGTATGAGTTTGAGCCAGCAAGTGGAATAAAGCTAAGCAGGATAATTACCCTTAGTGACGAACTTGCTCTTTCCCTTAAAGCTCAAAGTATAAGAATATATCCAATTCCTGGAAGGTCAGCCATAGGCATTGAAGTTCCTAATAGGAAAAGGCAGATTGTAAGATTGGGTGAGATTATTGCTTCGGAAAAGTTTCAGCAGTCCTCATCTTATCTAACCCTTGCTCTTGGAAAAGACATATATGGAGTCCCTGTTATAACTGACCTTGCAAGGATGCCCCATCTTCTCGTTGCTGGTGCAACTGGTTCTGGTAAAAGTGTATGCCTGAATACGATGATTTTAAGCCTTCTAATGAAGGCAACACCTCAAGATGTAAGACTTTTACTCATTGATCCAAAACTTCTTGAGCTTTCAACCTATGAAAACATTCCCCATCTGATGTCACCTGTTATAACAGACCCTAAGGAAGCATCAGAGGCATTAAAGAAGGTTATTGTTGAAATGGAGCGTAGATACAAACTCTTTGCATCAAGGGGATTCAGAAATATAGAAAGCTTTAACAACTCAGTGTCCGTTGATGAAAAAGTTCCTTATATTGTTGTATTCATTGATGAGTTTGCAGACCTTATGTTTACAGCACCAACAGAGGTTGAACAGGCTGTGACCCGTATTGCCCAGATGGCAAGAGCATCAGGAATTCATCTTGTTGTGGCAACCCAGAGGCCCAGCGTGGATGTAATAACTGGCATCATAAAAGCAAACTTTCCTGCAAGAATTGCTTTTCAGGTTACATCCAGGGTTGATTCCAGAACAATACTTGATACGCAGGGCGCAGAGAAGCTTCTTGGAATGGGTGACATGCTTTTTATGGTTTCAGGTGTGAAGATAATCAGGGTTCACGGTGCCTATGTAAGTGAGGAGGAAGTAAAATCAGTGACTGAATATCTTCGCAGTCAGGGTAGTCCGGATTACTCCCTTTTTGAATCAATTCAACTTCCTCAGGATAAGAAGGATAATGGTAAAACAAATGGAGCAGAAAGGGATGAACTTTATCAGGAAGTTATTGAATACGCTCGTCAGTCTGGAGAGATTTCAATCTCTCTTATTCAGCGAAAATTCAAAATAGGCTATAATCGGGCTGCAAGAATAATGGATTTACTTGAAGAAGACGGACTTGTAGGTCCACCTCAGGGTGCTGGAAAACCGAGAAAGTTTTTAGGTAAATTTTAG
- a CDS encoding cold-shock protein, with the protein MAFEGRVKWFNESKGFGFIQQDGGQDVFVHYTSIKGDGFKTLKQGDRVRFDVVEGDRGPKAVNVEKI; encoded by the coding sequence ATGGCTTTTGAAGGACGTGTTAAGTGGTTTAACGAGTCAAAGGGATTCGGGTTCATTCAGCAGGATGGCGGACAGGATGTCTTTGTCCATTACACCTCAATTAAGGGTGATGGATTTAAGACCCTGAAACAGGGTGACAGAGTGAGATTTGATGTTGTTGAAGGAGATCGTGGACCTAAAGCAGTTAATGTAGAAAAAATCTGA
- the lipA gene encoding lipoyl synthase, whose translation MPLPEWVKTQLKEIKKTQNFLKNRRLNTVCETLRCPNRSICYKDSIVTFMILGDVCTRGCKFCNAEKGIPEKIDPEEPFRVSQAVKELGIKYAVITSPTRDDLKDGGASHFAVTVAEIKKINPHVLIEVLVPDFQGNINSIRKVLSSDIVVFAHNIETVPSLYGKVRQGNYNRSLKILEVVKTLNSKIITKSGFMVGVGESMEEIFQTIKDLNNAGCDIITVGQYLQPSKKALPVVEYKRMEVFDEIANFALKEGIKVVLSAPLIRSSTRAYEAYKAVKEGRYGKL comes from the coding sequence ATGCCTCTTCCAGAATGGGTTAAAACCCAGCTTAAAGAAATCAAAAAAACACAAAACTTTTTAAAAAATCGCAGATTAAACACTGTCTGTGAAACATTGAGATGTCCAAACAGAAGTATTTGTTATAAAGACTCAATTGTTACTTTTATGATTCTTGGTGATGTTTGCACAAGAGGATGTAAATTCTGTAATGCAGAGAAAGGAATTCCTGAAAAAATTGACCCTGAAGAACCTTTCAGGGTTTCTCAGGCAGTTAAAGAATTGGGAATAAAATATGCTGTCATAACTTCACCAACAAGAGATGATCTTAAAGATGGTGGAGCAAGTCATTTTGCAGTAACCGTGGCGGAAATTAAAAAAATCAATCCTCATGTTCTGATAGAAGTTCTTGTTCCCGACTTTCAGGGGAATATAAATTCCATAAGAAAAGTTTTAAGTTCTGATATTGTAGTTTTTGCCCATAACATTGAAACAGTGCCGTCCCTTTATGGCAAGGTAAGACAGGGTAATTACAACCGTTCATTAAAAATTCTGGAAGTGGTAAAAACGCTGAATTCAAAGATAATTACAAAATCAGGATTCATGGTTGGAGTTGGCGAAAGCATGGAAGAAATATTTCAGACAATAAAAGATTTAAACAATGCTGGTTGTGACATTATTACAGTTGGGCAGTATCTTCAACCTTCAAAAAAAGCTTTACCTGTAGTAGAATATAAAAGAATGGAAGTATTTGATGAGATTGCTAATTTTGCTCTAAAAGAAGGTATAAAAGTTGTTTTAAGTGCTCCATTGATAAGGAGTTCTACACGAGCTTATGAAGCCTATAAGGCAGTAAAGGAGGGTAGATATGGAAAACTTTGA
- a CDS encoding iron-containing alcohol dehydrogenase yields the protein MENFEFFNSTRILFGRATENKIGEILKKDRIKKVVFVYGKESIKKIGLYERVVKALKDNGIEFVEHSGVKPNPVLSHTREGIEKAKAEKVDAILAVGGGSVIDEGKTIAVGAKSKKDVWRFFKRQDEIKGALPVYTILTLAATGTEMNENAVITNEETKEKLSISSRYIYPRVSILNPELTFSVSATYQAYAAVDAIAHVIEYYFSGSYCPMIQNRFIEGLIKTVMDTTESILKEPYNYNARAEFMWAATLALNGLAKLGIKGGSFPNHMIAHALGGIYDLAHGACLSIVIPAWMKWYKDKNPAQFERFAREIFNKETADEGVSELKAWFKKIGAPVSLKDAGIEESHISKIVENAYNIAEVWQMNDVYTKEVLTEIIKNANY from the coding sequence ATGGAAAACTTTGAGTTTTTTAATTCTACAAGGATACTGTTTGGCAGAGCAACGGAGAATAAAATCGGTGAAATTCTTAAGAAAGACAGAATTAAAAAGGTCGTCTTTGTTTATGGGAAGGAATCGATTAAGAAAATTGGGCTTTATGAAAGGGTTGTCAAGGCATTGAAGGACAACGGGATTGAATTTGTTGAACACAGTGGAGTAAAGCCAAATCCTGTGCTCAGTCATACAAGAGAGGGAATTGAAAAAGCTAAAGCAGAAAAAGTAGATGCCATACTTGCAGTTGGTGGAGGTTCTGTTATTGACGAAGGTAAAACAATTGCAGTAGGAGCAAAAAGCAAAAAGGATGTGTGGAGATTTTTTAAAAGGCAGGATGAGATAAAAGGAGCACTACCTGTTTACACAATTTTGACTCTTGCTGCAACAGGAACAGAAATGAATGAAAATGCTGTAATCACCAATGAAGAAACTAAGGAGAAACTCTCAATCTCATCAAGGTACATATATCCCAGGGTTTCAATTCTCAACCCTGAATTAACTTTCAGTGTTTCTGCCACATATCAGGCATATGCAGCAGTAGATGCTATTGCCCATGTAATAGAGTACTATTTCAGTGGTTCTTACTGTCCGATGATTCAAAATAGATTTATTGAAGGATTAATTAAAACAGTCATGGATACTACAGAGAGCATTCTTAAAGAGCCTTACAATTACAATGCCCGTGCAGAGTTTATGTGGGCTGCAACTCTTGCTTTAAATGGTCTTGCAAAATTAGGAATAAAAGGAGGAAGCTTTCCAAACCACATGATTGCCCATGCATTGGGTGGTATTTATGACCTTGCCCATGGTGCTTGCCTGAGCATTGTCATTCCAGCATGGATGAAATGGTACAAAGATAAAAATCCTGCACAGTTTGAGAGATTTGCCAGAGAGATATTTAATAAAGAAACAGCTGATGAAGGAGTTTCAGAGCTTAAGGCATGGTTTAAAAAAATCGGTGCACCTGTGAGCTTAAAGGATGCAGGGATAGAGGAGTCTCATATTTCAAAAATTGTTGAAAATGCTTATAACATTGCTGAAGTATGGCAGATGAATGATGTTTACACAAAAGAGGTATTGACAGAAATAATAAAAAATGCAAATTATTAA